In Saccopteryx leptura isolate mSacLep1 chromosome 11, mSacLep1_pri_phased_curated, whole genome shotgun sequence, the following proteins share a genomic window:
- the LOC136382939 gene encoding histone-lysine N-methyltransferase PRDM9-like produces MDDWEKARCPNVERNREALLRTGFCFSPDLRAPRTAFVVKRRQATRPPAEDTEDSHEEWTRRRQRELRRKETEVKMYSLRERKGHVYREVSEPQDDDYLYCEKCQNFFIDSCAVHGPPTFVKDSAVDKGHPNHAALTLPPGLRIRPSGIPEAGLGVWNEASALPVGLHFGPYKGQITGDEEAGNNGYSWQITKGRNCHEYVDGKDESWANWMRYVNCARDGEEQNLVAFQYRRQIFYRTCRVIRPDCELLVWYGDEYGQKLGIKCGNKQKRELAAAREPQPQIHPCPFCSLAFYSQKFLSQHVSHNHPSHILPGTSTRKELQSEDPCPEDPDQQQQHTDTHSWDDKAERRKVKEKSKHLLKRTRLKRISRAFFKHPKGHMESSSEQERMMREAPSRGQKVNSVDTQKLTHSGEKPYVCRECERGFSQKSTLLIHQRTHSREKPYVCRECERGFTQKSHLLTHQRTHSGEKPYVCRECERGFTQKSTLLTHQRTHSGEKPYVCRECERGFTQKSTLLTHQRTHSGEKPYVCRECEQGFSLKLTLLRHQRTHSGEKPYVCRECEQGFSQKSHLLTHQRTHSGEKPYVCKECERGFTQKSTLLIHQRTHSGEKPYVCRECERGFSQKSTLLTHQRTHSGEKPYVCRECERGFALKSTLLTHQRTHSGEKPYVCRECERGFTQKSHLLAHQRTHSGEKPYVCRECERGFTQKSTFLTHQMTHSGEKPYVCKECERGFSQKSHLLAHQRTHSGEKPYVCRECERGFSQKSHLLAHQRTHSGEKPYVCKECERGFSQKSHLLAHQRTHSGEKPYAGHQTPVEDTEDSHEEWTLMKQ; encoded by the exons ATGGACGACTGGGAGAAGGCGCGCTGCCCCAACGTGGAGAGGAACCGGGAGGCGCTGCTGCGCACAG gattttgtttctccccagacCTCAGAGCCCCTCGGACCGCTTTCGTGGTTAAACGCCGTCAGGCCACCAGACCCCCGGcggaggacactgaggactcgcatgaagaGTGGACTCGGAGGAGACAGCGAG aactcaggagaaaggagactgaagtaaagatgtatagcctacgagaaagaaaaggccatgtgtacCGAGAGGTCAGCGAGCCCCAGGATgatgactacctct attgtgagaagtgtcagaacttcttcattgacagttgtgccgtgcatgggccccctacatttgtaaaagacagtgcagtggataaggggcatccgaaccacgcagccctcactctgccccctgggttgagaatcagaccatcgggcatccctgaggctgggcttggagtgtggaatgaggcatctgctctgccagtgggtctgcactttggcccttataagggccagatcacaggagatgaagaggcaggcaacaacGGATACTCCTGGCAG atcaccaaagggagaaactgccatgagtatgtggatgggaaggatgaatcctgggccaactggatgag gtatgtgaactgtgcccgAGATGGtgaagagcagaacctggtggcctttcagtatcGCAGGCAGATTTTCTACCGAACCTGCCGAGTCATCaggccagactgtgagctgctaGTCTGGTATGGTGATGAGTATGGTCAGAAGCTGGGCATCAAGTGCGGCAAcaagcagaagagagagctgGCAGCAGCTAGAG aaccacaGCCACAGATACACCCATGTCCCTTCTGCTCTCTGGCCTTCTACAGTCAGAAATTCCTCAGCCAACATGTGAGTCACAATCACCCCTCTCATattctcccaggaacatctaCAAGAAAAGAGCTCCAATCAGAGGATCCCTGCCCAGAGGATCCAGatcagcagcagcaacatactgatacacacagctGGGATGACAAAGCTGAACGTCGAAAGGTCAAAGAAAAGTCCAAACATTTGCTTAAAAGGACCAGGTTGAAGAGAATTTCAAGGGCCTTTTTCAAACATCCCAAAGGACACATGGAaagctctagtgagcaagagagaatgatgcGGGAAGCGCCCAGCAGAGGCCAGAAAGTGAATTCAGTGGACACACAAAAACT gacacactcaggggagaagccctatgtttgcagggagtgtgagcgaggcttttcacagaagtcaactctcctcatacaccagaggacacactcaagggagaagccgtatgtttgcagggagtgtgagcgaggctttacacagaagtcacatcttctcacacaccagaggacacattcaggggagaagccgtatgtttgcagggagtgtgagcgaggctttacacagaagtcaactctcctcacacaccagagaacacactcaggggagaagccctatgtttgcagggagtgtgagcgaggctttacacagaagtcaactctcctcacacaccagaggacacactcaggggagaagccctatgtttgcagggagtgtgagcaaggcttttcactgaagttaactctcctcagacaccagaggacacactcaggggagaagccctatgtttgcagggagtgtgagcaaggcttttcacagaagtcacatcttctcacacaccagagaacacactcaggggagaagccgtatgtttgcaaggagtgtgagcgaggctttacacagaagtcaactctcctcatacaccagaggacacattcaggggagaagccctatgtttgcagggagtgtgagcgaggcttttcacagaagtcaactctcctcacacaccagagaacacactcaggggagaagccatatgtttgcagggagtgtgagcgaggctttgcactgaagtcaactctcctcacacaccagagaacacactcaggggagaagccctatgtttgcagggagtgtgagcgaggctttacacagaagtcacatcttctcgcacaccagagaacacactcaggggagaagccgtatgtttgcagggagtgtgagcgaggctttacacagaagtcaactTTCCTCACACACCAGatgacacactcaggggagaagccctatgtttgcaaggagtgtgagcgaggcttttcacagaagtcacatcttcttgcacaccagagaacacactcaggggagaagccgtatgtttgcagagagtgtgagcggggcttttcacagaagtcacatcttctcgcacaccagagaacacactcaggggagaagccataTGTTTGCAAAGAGTGTGAGCggggcttttcacagaagtcacatcttctcgcacaccagagaacacactcaggggagaagccctat